A genomic stretch from Ooceraea biroi isolate clonal line C1 chromosome 3, Obir_v5.4, whole genome shotgun sequence includes:
- the LOC105281332 gene encoding uncharacterized protein LOC105281332: MVSPGIFANTLSILLIICLNAIVIANCAKPDLKLVNVVFRHGDRTPNSDREMFPNDPHLNYSFYPTGLGQLTLNGKKREYKLGQVLRKRYNTFLGSLYRPRIVVARSSDFDRTKMSLQLVLAALFPPKGIQQWDRLLNWQPIPTSYIPRVDDNLFLTDECPQYLNEYNRVLNLPQIKAKINGFSDFMSDLTRLTGKKIETTLDMFLLYHTFVAESSLGLSLPKWAYDYFPHGRLLDGVVAEYDITNFTPLLRRLYAGPMIRSMTDNMIAAQNLNAPDAKIYLYSGHETNIASLLHAFNVYVQEPHVPEYSSAIILELYQIDEEHYVKLLYYRGIPPIIKELRIPGCEVFCPFEKYLDLIEKLIPSDNEMVCDKRQTPDFVGVEYPAGLQKTMYNLIKMSTSNKDRLQLHYIITLGTANMFLFRVLDSYLSILLVISLNGILVLAVEPELKLVNVVFRHGDRTPDNNGHELYPTDPYLNYSFYPTGLGQLTLAGKMREYTLGQVLRDRYNKFLGDVYVPNEALGHSSNYDRTKMSLQLVLAGLFPPVDKLQRWNPNLNWQPIPATYVPRVDDNFFLADECPQYLNEYNRVLNMPETKAVMNRYAEMKSNLTKLTGRNVETFLNMYYLYHTLMAEKSLGLKLPEWTRDYFPDGLLFNATVAAYNVASATPLLKRLYSGPIIRTFLDNMMATQNRLKPTKIYLYGGHETNVAALLHAFDVYKPHVPHYSSAVILELLQQDKQYYVKLLHYLGIPPVVEELKMPNCEILCPFNKFMDIIQVLLPSDEELACDKRQTPDYAGTKYPSALQTMIQNLLKQSASGNNRRR, encoded by the exons ATGGTATCACCTGGTATTTTTGCCAATACTTTGTcgattcttttaattatctgTTTAAATGCAATTGTGATTGCGAATTGTGCCAAGCCAGATCTTAAATTAGTTAATGTG GTATTCAGACACGGCGATCGGACGCCTAACAGTGATCGCGAAATGTTTCCCAACGATCCACATCTGAATTATTCCTTCTATCCGACTGGTCTTGGACAACTGACTCTC AATGGCAAGAAACGCGAATACAAATTGGGACAAGTCTTGCGCAAGAGATACAACACCTTTCTCGGTAGTTTATACAGACCGAGAATCGTCGTAGCTCGCAGTTCGGATTTTGATAGAACGAAGATGTCTCTGCAACTTGTCCTCGCTGCTTTGTTCCCGCCGAAAGGTATTCAACAATGGGATCGTCTTTTAAATTGGCAACCCATACCGACGTCATACATACCACGTGTCGACGATAATCTCTTTCTGACTGACGAATGTCCACA ATACCTGAATGAATACAATCGAGTATTGAACTTGCCTCAAATAAAAGCTAAAATCAATGGATTCAGCGACTTCATGAGTGATTTAACGAGGCTGACCGGTAAAAAGATTGAGACAACCTTAGATATGTTTCTCCTGTATCATACTTTCGTAGCGGAATCGTCGTTGGGTTTAAGTCTGCCCAAATGGGCGTACGATTACTTCCCTCATGGTCGATTGTTGGATGGAGTCGTGGCCGAATATGATATCACCAATTTTACGCCCTTATTAAGAAGGCTGTATGCTG GCCCGATGATTCGCTCTATGACAGACAATATGATAGCTGCACAAAATCTAAATGCGCCAGACGCGAAGATCTATCTGTATAGTGGTCACGAAACCAACATCGCATCGTTGTTGCATGCGTTTAACGTATACGTACAGGAACCACATGTTCCTGAATATTCTAGTGCCATTATTTTGGAATTATATCAGATCGATGAAGAGCATTACGTGAAG CTTTTATATTATCGAGGCATTCCACCGATTATCAAGGAGCTCAGAATCCCGGGTTGCGAAGTGTTCTGTCCTTTCGAGAAATACTTGGATTTGATTGAAAAACTGATTCCGTCCGATAACGAGATGGTTTGCGACAAAAGACAAACGCCGGATTTCGTCGGCGTAGAATATCCTGCTGGCCTGCAAAAAAcgatgtataatttaataaaaatgtcaacGAGCAACAAGGATAGGTTGCAATTA CATTACATTATCACCTTAGGAACCGCCAACATGTTCTTATTTCGCGTTCTTGACAGTTATCTGTCAATTCTTTTAGTTATCAGTTTAAATGGAATTTTAGTTCTAGCTGTAGAACCTGAACTAAAATTAGTGAATGTG GTATTTAGACATGGGGATCGAACACCTGATAATAATGGTCATGAGCTGTATCCTACCGATCCGTATCtcaattattctttttatccaACGGGACTTGGACAGTTGACTCTC GCCGGTAAGATGCGCGAATATACATTGGGACAAGTCCTACGCGATAGATATAACAAATTTCTGGGCGATGTATACGTGCCAAACGAAGCCTTAGGTCACAGTTCAAATTACGATAGAACGAAGATGTCTCTACAACTTGTTCTCGCCGGTTTGTTCCCGCCAGTCGACAAGTTACAGCGATGGAATCCTAATTTAAACTGGCAACCAATTCCAGCTACGTATGTGCCACGTGTCGATGACAATTTTTTCTTAGCCGATGAATGCCCACA aTATCTGAATGAGTATAATCGAGTATTAAATATGCCTGAAACGAAAGCTGTAATGAATCGATATGCGGAAATGAAAAGCAATTTGACAAAACTTACCGGTCGAAACGTCGAAACATTTTTGAATATGTATTATCTGTATCACACTTTAATGGCGGAAAAGTCTCTGGGTTTAAAACTTCCCGAATGGACACGCGATTACTTTCCCGACGGtctattatttaatgcaaCCGTAGCAGCGTACAACGTCGCCAGTGCTActcctttattaaaaagattatattccG GGCCAATAATTCGTACCTTCCTGGATAACATGATGGCTACGCAAAATCGTCTCAAGCCGacgaagatatatttatatggtGGCCACGAAACCAATGTCGCGGCGCTGTTACACGCCTTCGACGTATATAAGCCACATGTACCTCACTATTCTAGCGCAGTCATTTTAGAATTGCTGCAACAAGATAAGCAATATTACGTGAAG cTTCTACATTATCTGGGTATTCCGCCAGTCGTTGAAGAGCTTAAAATGCCAAATTGCGAAATACTGTGTCCctttaataagtttatggATATAATTCAAGTTTTACTCCCGTCCGACGAGGAATTGGCCTGCGACAAGAGGCAAACTCCTGATTACGCCGGCACGAAATATCCCTCAGCTTTGCAAACTATGATACAGAATTTACTTAAACAATCAGCAAGTGGCAATAATAGACGACGATAA
- the LOC105281431 gene encoding venom acid phosphatase Acph-1, with translation MLSHNMDRVLHKTFLLFCVSIFLPLGNAELRLELVQVVMRHGERTPLLKEMYPKDLYNVSIYEPWGLGQLTNQGKMTEYQIGTMLRQRYNDFLGSIYNPRDIYAVSTDIDRTKMSLQLMLAGLYPPDTMQVWNPDLLWLAIPTHYVPERVDTVLKSHTSPIYTAALAEVMKTKEVRDKIAVYKDFFTFLSEKTGLVIEKPEPAYEVYNLLTAQKNMNLSLPEWCTDEVYRKMQDIVVLEYEIRSYTTLLRRLNGGMLIKKFIENMNVKGERTNPRKMYVYSGHEVNIAAFARAHNISEPRLPDYGSTVMFEKLRDEAGHLYVKIMLWTGSTGKLMTIKLAGCDDICPLETYLELVRDVIPYDNETTALWDNITREELLKLFEEKIFLN, from the exons ATGTTGTCGCACAACATGGACCGTGTGCTTCACAAAACGTTTCTACTTTTTTGTGTAAgcatttttttacctttgggAAATGCTGAACTTCGTTTGGAACTGGTTCAAGTG GTAATGAGACATGGAGAAAGAACACCATTACTTAAAGAAATGTACCCTAAggatttatataatgtatcaaTTTATGAGCCGTGGGGACTCGGTCAACTCAccaat CAAGGAAAGATGACGGAATATCAAATCGGTACGATGTTGAGACAACGTTACAACGATTTTCTGGGATCGATTTATAATCCGCGAGATATCTATGCCGTTAGCACGGACATCGATCGCACAAAAATGTCTTTGCAATTGATGTTAGCGGGATTATATCCTCCTGACACAATGCAAGTATGGAATCCCGATTTATTGTGGCTCGCTATTCCAACGCATTATGTACCCGAAAGAGTAGATACGGTGTTAAAGTCTCACACTAGTCCAAT atACACAGCGGCTTTAGCAGAAGTGATGAAAACGAAGGAAGTTCGCGATAAGATCGCAGTGTACAAGGACTTCTTCACGTTTTTAAGTGAGAAAACTGGATTAGTTATTGAGAAACCGGAGCCTGCTTACgaagtttataatttattaacggCACAA aaaaatatgaatctGTCTCTGCCAGAATGGTGCACCGACGAGGTGTATCGAAAAATGCAAGATATAGTCGTACTGGAATATGAAATCCGCTCTTATACAACTCTATTAAGACGATTGAACGGTGGCATGTTGATTAAGAAGTTCATCGAAAATATGAATGTGAAAGGCGAACGTACGAATCCACGcaagatgtatgtatataGCGGCCACGAAGTAAACATTGCGGCGTTTGCGAGAGCTCATAATATCAGTGAGCCGAGATTACCGGATTATGGGTCAACCGTCATGTTTGAGAAATTGCGGGATGAAGCCGGACATCTCTACGTCAAg ATCATGTTGTGGACGGGTTCTACAGGAAAATTAATGACCATCAAACTAGCAGGCTGTGATGACATTTGTCCTCTAGAAACTTACTTGGAACTCGTACGGGACGTGATTCCGTACGACAACGAGACGACTGCCTTGTGGGACAATATAACCAGAGAAGAATTgctgaagcttttcgaagagaaaatatttttgaattaa